A part of Mucilaginibacter defluvii genomic DNA contains:
- a CDS encoding NADPH-dependent FMN reductase → MITIISSTNREGSATLKLAEYYKKRLTEKGQQAQVFSLEALPPTLIATDLYGKRSEAFKPIQELVTATQKFIFIIPEYNGSFPGILKVFIDACAWPDSFYEKKAALVGVSSGKYGNIRGVDHFTGVCNYMHLHVMPLKLHIPLISKEFDTEGNLFNADTIKYTEEQLDKFIKY, encoded by the coding sequence GTGATCACCATTATATCATCAACAAACCGCGAGGGTAGCGCCACTTTAAAACTGGCTGAATATTACAAAAAACGCCTTACTGAAAAAGGCCAACAGGCGCAGGTTTTTTCGCTGGAAGCGCTGCCGCCAACCCTGATCGCTACCGATTTGTATGGTAAGCGCAGCGAGGCGTTTAAACCTATCCAGGAGTTAGTAACCGCAACTCAAAAATTCATCTTCATCATCCCCGAATATAATGGCAGTTTTCCGGGTATATTAAAGGTATTTATTGATGCCTGCGCCTGGCCCGATAGCTTTTATGAGAAGAAAGCCGCGCTGGTTGGCGTATCATCGGGCAAGTATGGCAACATTCGCGGGGTTGATCATTTTACCGGCGTTTGCAACTATATGCACCTGCACGTTATGCCGTTAAAATTGCACATACCGTTAATAAGTAAAGAATTTGATACCGAAGGCAACCTGTTTAATGCTGATACGATAAAGTATACCGAAGAGCAATTGGACAAGTTTATTAAGTACTGA
- a CDS encoding DUF5683 domain-containing protein, with protein sequence MYKVLFILFLLAGLTTTVQAQNPDTAGVAKPADTVKVKKEPVRPAAKPAAVRDNVKNRPDTTHSPHKAVIRSLIIPGWGQIYNRKWWKVPIVYGGLGLIGSAIIFNQNYYSQFLTIAQYRRRGEQPAPGDKYYTEYQAYSTASDTFIENAVNSYRRNRDLAILGMLGGWGIQMIDAYIDAKFIHSYSMDDNLSFKVRPGLIGQPMYAGNFNTAFVPAVKVTFTF encoded by the coding sequence ATGTATAAAGTGCTGTTTATCCTTTTCCTGCTTGCCGGCCTTACCACAACGGTACAGGCGCAAAATCCTGACACAGCCGGCGTGGCTAAACCTGCTGATACCGTCAAAGTGAAAAAGGAACCAGTTCGTCCGGCGGCGAAACCCGCCGCGGTTAGGGATAATGTTAAAAACAGGCCCGATACTACGCACAGCCCGCACAAGGCTGTTATTCGCTCGCTTATCATACCCGGCTGGGGGCAAATATATAACCGCAAATGGTGGAAAGTGCCCATTGTTTACGGCGGTTTAGGGCTTATTGGCTCTGCCATTATATTCAATCAAAACTATTACAGTCAGTTTTTAACCATAGCGCAGTACCGACGCCGAGGCGAGCAACCCGCACCCGGTGATAAGTACTATACCGAGTATCAAGCTTACAGTACCGCGTCTGACACATTTATTGAGAACGCTGTAAACAGTTATCGCCGTAACCGCGACCTGGCCATATTAGGTATGCTGGGCGGCTGGGGTATACAAATGATAGATGCTTATATTGATGCCAAATTCATACACTCCTATAGTATGGATGATAACCTGTCGTTTAAAGTGCGCCCGGGTTTAATAGGGCAGCCTATGTATGCCGGTAATTTTAATACTGCATTTGTTCCGGCTGTAAAAGTTACCTTTACCTTTTAA
- a CDS encoding AAA family ATPase, which yields MSKIIALANQKGGVGKTTSSINLAASLAVLEYKTLLVDADPQANSTSGIGFDPRNIKASIYECIINQIDPHEAIQKTDTPNLDLLPAHIDLVGAEIEMINLTGREYKMKQVLDSVRDEYDFIIIDCSPSLGLITINALTAADSVIVPVQCEYFALEGLGKLLNTIKIVQSRLNTTLEIEGILLTMYDVRLRLSNQVVEEVRTHFEDMVFDTIIQRNTRLSEAPSFGVSVIMHDANCKGAINYLNLAREIVKKNGLVKSKLQETTETI from the coding sequence ATGAGTAAAATAATAGCTTTGGCCAACCAAAAGGGTGGCGTGGGTAAAACCACCTCATCCATAAACTTGGCCGCGAGTTTAGCTGTACTTGAATATAAAACCCTTCTGGTTGATGCCGACCCGCAGGCCAATTCTACATCGGGCATTGGCTTTGACCCGCGAAACATAAAAGCCAGTATATACGAGTGTATCATTAATCAGATAGACCCGCATGAAGCGATCCAGAAAACGGATACGCCGAATCTTGATCTGTTACCGGCGCATATTGACCTGGTAGGCGCCGAAATTGAAATGATCAACCTGACCGGCCGCGAGTATAAAATGAAGCAGGTGCTTGACAGCGTGCGCGACGAGTATGACTTTATCATCATCGACTGCTCACCGTCATTAGGCCTCATCACCATCAACGCCTTAACCGCTGCCGACTCGGTAATTGTACCGGTACAGTGCGAGTATTTCGCTTTGGAAGGTTTGGGTAAATTGCTGAATACAATTAAGATTGTGCAATCGCGTCTGAATACTACTTTAGAGATAGAAGGTATTTTGCTTACCATGTATGATGTAAGGCTGCGCCTGTCAAACCAGGTGGTTGAAGAGGTGCGTACCCACTTTGAGGATATGGTTTTTGATACTATTATTCAGCGCAACACCCGTTTGAGCGAGGCGCCGAGCTTTGGCGTATCGGTAATTATGCACGATGCCAATTGCAAGGGTGCCATTAACTACCTTAACCTGGCCCGCGAGATTGTAAAGAAAAACGGCCTGGTAAAAAGCAAACTTCAGGAAACAACGGAGACGATATAA
- a CDS encoding ParB/RepB/Spo0J family partition protein, whose amino-acid sequence MSAEKRKALGKGLSALLNDSVDVLPNKNNNNTRTTQPSEAGGLGSVNEIKIDQIEVNPYQPRTEFDSEALAELSDSIKLQGLIQPITVRQAGHNHYQLISGERRLRASKMAGLVSIPAYVRTANDQQMLEMALIENIQRENLNAIEVALSFQRMLDELDLKQEELGDRVSKNRSTVTNYLRLLKLPPAIQVSLRDGDITMGHAKALISVNDPVKQLYFHQQIISHDLSVRKTEEMVREAQRNTVKKEGKQPEPLSFQVQKIQDELASKFSTRVKLKMNTQGKGSIEIPFLSEDDLNRILEMLDW is encoded by the coding sequence ATGAGTGCAGAAAAAAGAAAGGCCCTGGGCAAAGGATTAAGTGCGCTGCTGAACGACTCTGTTGATGTACTTCCGAACAAAAATAATAATAACACCCGTACCACGCAGCCATCAGAGGCGGGCGGATTAGGATCTGTTAACGAAATAAAGATTGACCAGATAGAGGTTAACCCCTATCAGCCGCGTACCGAATTTGATAGCGAGGCTTTGGCCGAACTGTCGGACTCGATTAAACTGCAAGGGCTAATTCAGCCTATTACCGTGCGCCAGGCAGGGCACAACCATTACCAGCTCATTTCGGGTGAACGCCGTTTGCGTGCATCAAAAATGGCCGGTTTGGTTAGCATCCCCGCTTATGTGCGTACCGCTAACGACCAGCAGATGCTGGAGATGGCGCTCATCGAGAACATTCAGCGCGAAAACCTGAACGCCATAGAAGTGGCCTTGAGTTTTCAACGGATGCTTGACGAGCTGGATCTAAAGCAGGAAGAACTTGGAGATCGCGTAAGCAAAAACCGCTCTACCGTTACTAATTACCTGCGGTTGCTTAAGCTACCGCCAGCCATTCAGGTATCATTACGTGATGGCGATATTACCATGGGGCATGCCAAGGCACTTATCAGTGTAAACGACCCGGTAAAACAGCTGTATTTTCACCAGCAGATCATCAGCCATGATTTATCGGTACGAAAAACCGAGGAAATGGTGCGTGAGGCGCAGCGCAATACTGTTAAAAAAGAAGGCAAGCAACCGGAGCCATTGAGCTTCCAGGTGCAGAAGATACAGGACGAACTGGCCTCGAAATTCAGTACCCGTGTTAAACTTAAAATGAATACGCAGGGCAAGGGCAGTATCGAAATACCTTTCCTGTCCGAAGACGATCTGAACCGCATACTTGAAATGCTGGATTGGTAA
- a CDS encoding DUF4293 domain-containing protein, whose protein sequence is MIQRIQTIYLFLATLVLLGLYLFPLVNNVNVNGTISNISIQGVYQSLADGQRFFINFIGIKILAAPVALLPTLIIFFYKKRKQQIALCYSAILVIIGYSFWMAQTVKGVVPGGLQVEFANMGIGMFLSSIAIILVILAARAIRRDEKLVRSADRLR, encoded by the coding sequence ATGATACAACGCATACAAACCATTTATCTTTTTTTAGCCACACTGGTACTACTCGGCTTATACCTTTTTCCGTTGGTGAATAACGTAAACGTTAACGGCACCATATCCAACATCAGCATACAGGGCGTATACCAGAGCCTGGCAGACGGACAGCGCTTTTTTATCAACTTTATCGGGATAAAGATCCTGGCAGCACCGGTAGCGCTTTTACCCACGCTAATCATCTTTTTTTATAAAAAGCGTAAGCAGCAAATAGCCTTATGTTACAGCGCCATACTGGTTATAATAGGTTACAGCTTCTGGATGGCGCAAACCGTAAAAGGCGTAGTGCCCGGCGGTTTACAGGTGGAATTCGCTAACATGGGCATCGGTATGTTCTTAAGTTCGATAGCGATCATACTGGTGATACTGGCCGCGCGCGCTATCCGGCGTGATGAAAAGCTGGTACGCTCAGCCGATAGATTACGATAA
- a CDS encoding DUF5683 domain-containing protein, with protein MYKTIVFTILLAGVLSSAEAQQTPVSTNLRAVTRGITVHSIPDTLHSPRKAVTHSLVIPGWGQLYNHKWWKMPVVYGGLGLIGSAIIFNQRYYNQFLTIARYRRSGEQPSPEDKYYKEYKALKDRSASDTYVENALNGYRRNRDLAILGMLGGWGIQMIDAYIDAKFIHSYSIDDNLSFDVRPSLITQSMYASRISAQFIPSLKFTAAF; from the coding sequence ATGTATAAAACAATCGTTTTCACTATTCTGCTGGCCGGTGTGTTATCGTCGGCTGAAGCCCAGCAAACACCCGTATCAACAAACCTCAGGGCGGTTACCCGCGGCATTACTGTACACAGCATTCCGGATACATTGCACAGTCCGCGCAAGGCGGTTACACATTCATTGGTGATACCGGGCTGGGGTCAGTTATATAACCATAAATGGTGGAAAATGCCTGTAGTGTATGGCGGTTTGGGTCTTATCGGCTCCGCTATCATATTTAATCAAAGGTATTATAATCAGTTTCTCACTATAGCCAGGTACCGCCGTAGTGGAGAACAACCGTCGCCAGAAGATAAATATTATAAGGAATATAAGGCACTTAAAGATAGATCAGCAAGCGATACTTATGTGGAAAACGCCCTTAACGGTTATCGCCGTAACCGCGATTTAGCCATATTAGGTATGCTGGGCGGTTGGGGTATACAAATGATTGATGCATATATCGACGCCAAATTCATTCATTCTTACAGTATAGACGATAATTTATCTTTTGACGTCCGTCCATCACTGATAACTCAATCAATGTATGCATCAAGAATAAGTGCGCAGTTCATCCCCTCTTTGAAATTTACCGCTGCCTTTTAA